The uncultured Desulfatiglans sp. DNA window TCCCCGAATATTACCAAAAAGACAGAATATGGTCAGACCTCAATCGCATGGAGATTCAGATCAGGGAACAGATCAGGCGTGAGCTCAAAGATGCCGCCCGTGATACATCCTTCCCCCAGAAAGACCTCCGGGAATCTCTAATTGACTTCAAGCTTCAAAGTCAAAAGGCCCAGATGATGGAAGGGGGACTGGAAATGAGTCTGGAAGACTCCGATCAAACCGATAAAGGTGATGCCTATCACCATAAAAACCACCAAACTCCATTCTTCTACTGAAGGCCCAAAAAGACCGAAAAAAAGATGGCTCTCCCCATCGTCCATAAACGCCTACCTCAGATGCCCCAGAAGCTACTATTACAGCAGGATCGCAAAACTGAAACAGAAACCGAGTGTCTATCTCATCAGGGGCATCGCCGTCCATTCCGCAATCCAAAAGTTTTACACACACAAGATCCATCGCTGCATAAACATGGACTACAGTGAAATCCGAAGGATCGTTATCGAGCTTTTAAAGGACGAATGGAAGAACCAGAAAAGCGACATCCTTGAACTCGACCTCAAAGAAGACGAGATCGCGTTTTATTTCGAGGAAAGCAGGAAGATGATGCTCAATTTTCTGCACGACTTCCTCGATGACGGGGGATTCGAAAAGCCGGAACCCATAATTGAGAAAACCCTTTTCTCCAGAAAACAGTTGCTCCTTGGACGGATCGATGCCATCTACAACAACCGTGACCCTCCCCTCCTGGTGGACTTCAAGACCTGCAAATCAAAAGAACTCATCGACGATTACAAGCGACAACTCGGCATCTACGCCCTTCTCTACAAAGAGAACTACAACATCATCCCCACCATTGGGATCCATTTCCTCAAGTTCAGACACGGCCTCGAAGAGTTCAAAATGACAGAAAGATACATAAATAAAATCAGGGACCTTATCCGGGATATCCATTCAAAAACCCGGTCAGAACGGATCACCGATTACCCATGCACATGCGGATGGTGCAAGAAGAATTTCAAGATCTGAGATTTCTGGGCAGTCAAGTTTGAAGGTGGAAAAGCATATGATCACCATCGATGAAAAGCTTAAAATCCTGCAACCGATCCTCGGCCACATCAAGACCCGACGATTAAGGCAGATGTATTACTATGAAGATGATTTCAGGAGAAAGAGAGAGCTTGAAAACCATATCGACCTTCTCATATCCCGTTATGTGAAAAAAGATGTTGAGGACGAAATCATACTTCCACCACCCCAAAAAGAGCTATGCGATGGGGACCTAAATATCGGAGAGATTGAATATCTCGGGAAAAGACTTTTTCCATTTCACCTTAAACTCAAGGACATCAACCGTCACTTGGCGGTCTGCGGATCGACGGGATCAGGGAAAACAACGTTTGCCAAACACCTGATCAGGCAGCTCCACAAAAAGGGCATCCCCTTCCTTATCTTTGACTGGGAAAAAAGTTACCGGAACCTCATAAACGAGTTTGACGACATCGAGGTGCTGACCGTCGGAAGCGATATCAACCCATTGTTTCTCAATTTCCTGAACGTGCCCCCGGGCATCCGCTACGACGAATACATCAAGTCCATCATCGCTATTATATCTGAAGACTACATCGGCGGCATAGGCGCGGACACCATGCTCCTAAACTATATGGAGATGGCGTATCAGGAGACACAAAACCCGTTTTTCGGAGACCTCAAGGAAATCGTTCTAAGAGAAATCAACA harbors:
- a CDS encoding hypothetical protein (Evidence 5 : Unknown function), giving the protein MIAYELSEDRVSLILGEIHGRETLKHDNLARLYDDLLKVRNWRLERPFPEYYQKDRIWSDLNRMEIQIREQIRRELKDAARDTSFPQKDLRESLIDFKLQSQKAQMMEGGLEMSLEDSDQTDKGDAYHHKNHQTPFFY
- a CDS encoding hypothetical protein (Evidence 5 : Unknown function) gives rise to the protein MPITIKTTKLHSSTEGPKRPKKRWLSPSSINAYLRCPRSYYYSRIAKLKQKPSVYLIRGIAVHSAIQKFYTHKIHRCINMDYSEIRRIVIELLKDEWKNQKSDILELDLKEDEIAFYFEESRKMMLNFLHDFLDDGGFEKPEPIIEKTLFSRKQLLLGRIDAIYNNRDPPLLVDFKTCKSKELIDDYKRQLGIYALLYKENYNIIPTIGIHFLKFRHGLEEFKMTERYINKIRDLIRDIHSKTRSERITDYPCTCGWCKKNFKI